A stretch of Verrucomicrobiota bacterium DNA encodes these proteins:
- a CDS encoding DUF2470 domain-containing protein: MATTAKLSPEQSALHEYEELLKDYKSVMVGSVSASGVPEVSYTPAIHTANRDFFIYVSEMSAHTQNIREQKTASLMVIEDEKTAKQLFARKRVTFQCEAEEIERDSEPWKAAMVEFETELGGVVRALMGMADFHLIRLRPSEGRLVVGFGRAFDVTGENLDVVEHVKGIDGKGHKMIKKNAEPLSPEVVQRMVNHMNEDHSDAVLLYVKHFAQREADSASLEDITHESMKIKVDNGEELEIPFRKPLADSHDAHMTMVKMAKQARKAVEAELV, translated from the coding sequence ATGGCCACCACTGCTAAACTTTCGCCGGAGCAATCCGCACTTCACGAATACGAGGAGCTGCTCAAGGACTACAAGAGCGTGATGGTAGGGTCAGTGAGTGCTTCTGGTGTTCCGGAAGTGAGCTACACGCCTGCGATCCACACAGCCAATCGTGACTTCTTCATCTACGTGAGCGAGATGTCGGCTCACACCCAGAACATTCGCGAGCAGAAGACCGCATCGCTCATGGTGATTGAAGATGAGAAAACGGCGAAGCAGCTTTTCGCTCGTAAACGGGTGACTTTTCAATGCGAGGCTGAGGAAATCGAGCGCGACTCAGAGCCATGGAAGGCAGCGATGGTCGAATTTGAGACTGAACTCGGTGGGGTGGTGAGGGCTTTAATGGGAATGGCTGATTTTCACCTGATCCGCCTAAGGCCATCGGAAGGGCGTCTAGTCGTCGGTTTTGGTAGAGCATTTGACGTGACCGGTGAAAACCTGGATGTGGTCGAGCATGTCAAAGGCATCGACGGTAAAGGTCACAAAATGATCAAGAAAAACGCCGAGCCATTGAGCCCGGAGGTGGTTCAGCGCATGGTCAATCACATGAACGAGGATCACAGCGACGCCGTGCTCCTCTATGTGAAGCACTTCGCGCAACGGGAAGCGGATTCGGCGTCCCTCGAGGACATCACCCACGAATCGATGAAAATTAAAGTTGATAACGGAGAGGAGTTAGAAATCCCCTTTAGAAAGCCGCTAGCAGACTCTCACGACGCTCACATGACGATGGTCAAAATGGCGAAACAAGCGCGGAAAGCCGTCGAGGCTGAGTTGGTTTGA